Proteins encoded within one genomic window of Pedobacter africanus:
- a CDS encoding RagB/SusD family nutrient uptake outer membrane protein, with the protein MNIHIKIYLVILLVTGLSSCKKSFLEVDPKGKVIAKVTNDYNLLLNNSSYYTNGQFNHVVMGDEIVSVEPYYTSIVSIPAKLSFQYADDIYLPTETPVEAAALLKLLYTYNKVINEVMESEGGTEQQKLAIKAEALTNRAWIYLWLINYYGKPYAAATAANDPGFFIITTSDVNVNKFERASVQAVYDFILNDLKTAIPELSLSLGSRMRVSKSAAEALLGKTYWFMGKYAEALAQFNNAFTHMPTNFSMALFDYKVNLAPGGAWGYNPVSSPDGYVTGPANEPQNQEVLFYKSMLSGYAYFQNDFMLSPATMDLFKTAGNSDERLKLYSDRQNGGGLIATPKVRRKAGFPYIQIGITLPDLYLMRAECRARANDVAGAKSDLETLRKSRMSATDATVNLTDPMDMLKFVLDERIREFALQGHRWFDMRRLSTDPLFNNKTYTHQVLSKTGDVIASFPLKPERFTFRIPGKIMDMNPGIVNNP; encoded by the coding sequence ATGAATATTCACATTAAAATATACCTCGTTATACTCCTGGTTACAGGCCTTAGCTCCTGTAAAAAGAGCTTCCTGGAAGTAGACCCGAAAGGAAAGGTAATTGCAAAAGTTACAAATGACTACAACCTCCTTTTAAACAATTCTTCCTATTACACCAATGGACAATTTAACCATGTGGTGATGGGAGATGAAATCGTTTCAGTAGAACCATACTATACCTCTATAGTTTCTATTCCAGCCAAACTTTCATTTCAGTATGCAGACGACATTTACCTGCCTACTGAAACCCCTGTAGAGGCTGCTGCCTTACTGAAATTATTGTATACCTACAATAAGGTTATCAATGAGGTAATGGAATCTGAAGGTGGTACGGAACAACAAAAGCTGGCCATTAAAGCAGAAGCTTTAACCAACAGGGCATGGATTTATCTCTGGCTGATCAATTACTATGGTAAGCCCTATGCTGCGGCCACAGCTGCAAATGACCCAGGCTTTTTCATCATTACTACTTCTGATGTAAACGTCAATAAATTTGAACGTGCTTCCGTACAGGCGGTTTATGATTTTATCCTTAACGATTTAAAAACTGCCATTCCAGAACTTTCACTTTCATTAGGTAGTAGAATGCGGGTGTCAAAATCGGCTGCCGAGGCTTTGCTCGGGAAGACCTATTGGTTTATGGGAAAATATGCTGAAGCCCTTGCACAGTTTAACAATGCGTTCACACATATGCCTACCAATTTTTCCATGGCTTTGTTCGACTATAAGGTAAACCTTGCCCCGGGAGGCGCATGGGGATATAATCCGGTGAGCAGTCCGGATGGATACGTTACTGGTCCGGCCAATGAACCGCAAAACCAGGAAGTCCTTTTCTATAAATCGATGCTGAGCGGCTATGCCTACTTTCAGAATGACTTTATGTTATCTCCGGCAACAATGGATTTGTTTAAAACAGCTGGTAATTCGGATGAAAGGCTGAAGCTTTATAGCGATAGGCAAAACGGCGGTGGTTTGATTGCTACACCAAAAGTTAGAAGAAAAGCAGGGTTCCCTTATATCCAGATTGGCATTACCTTGCCAGATCTTTACCTGATGCGTGCAGAATGCAGGGCCAGGGCAAATGATGTTGCTGGTGCGAAGTCGGACCTGGAAACGCTACGAAAAAGCAGGATGTCTGCCACCGACGCTACCGTTAACCTGACAGATCCCATGGATATGTTAAAGTTTGTTCTGGACGAGCGTATCCGTGAATTCGCTTTACAGGGCCATCGTTGGTTTGACATGAGGCGTTTGTCAACCGATCCGCTTTTTAACAATAAGACCTATACACACCAGGTCCTGTCAAAAACCGGAGATGTCATTGCCAGCTTTCCTTTGAAACCGGAACGGTTTACTTTCCGGATCCCTGGAAAAATCATGGATATGAATCCCGGAATAGTGAACAACCCTTAA
- a CDS encoding SusC/RagA family TonB-linked outer membrane protein — protein sequence MRLTTFILILSLTQVSAASFAQRLNYVKKNASLKEIFAEVKKQTGYHVFYADQGIDVNRRVDVSFRNTDLKTALTYVMNEQDLEYVIDSRNIIIKAKVPTILDRIINVFKTIDVTGRVVDEEGKPLAGATIIVSMERDAIEIVRTGSNGIAVKLKNAVAITNINGEFTLKNVDERAFIIVSFLGYKPQQLRAAKDLGNITMELDAGKLVEVNIMVNTGYQTLSKERSAGAYAKPDMKILEARSGTTNVLQRLDGLIPGLVINNSSSPTGNGGVGKSSSGNSVMIRGLNTLNANRDPLIVLNGVPVDDVAKINPNDVEDVTILKDATSASIWGSKAANGVIVITTKKGRAREALSINYDGFVNLQGKPDIGNLNMLNSSQFIEAAKAVFNPALNSYATISKPQGAGKAPVMPHETILYNLDNLTQDQVNAKLAQLASQDGVAQMKELFYRNAVLMNHSISLSGGNNKYSFYGSGSYTNTQNSRPGDKNRNYGVNLRQDFQLNKHIKFYLVADLINNDLGSLNFSQPTSAFLPYVLFKNPDGSNADLSWVYRDNANRTGYENKSRVSLAYSPLDEMGRGRTKSNIFTGRANAGTVVNLLKGLRYEGVFSISKAQTKTVNDLDQNNYDVRAELASFTPLDGSKPYLPETGGRHSTSNALQRNWTVRNQLIFDQAWKNGQHQLILLAGQEAQEQFYNLSSSVVRGYNSQLLSNAIIDYNLLSVGVGNVVMPTSSSGTSSLSPDFYSETESMVRISSYYANGAYTYNNKYTLNAATRIDQSNLFGKDKSAQNKPLWSFGLAWQIGREEFMQKMPWVSKLALRGSYGLTGNSPNPGSAASKDILAKLFTGYGILYPEGTGLEMSTPANKKLTWETTRNLNVGIDFAILKSRLSGSIDLYNKKTENLIGEMPVNILTGYATITGNAGNMTNKGIDLNLNSVNISTPDFRWTTLLNLGYNKNEITYVNRATPIIRGDQLISNPYVQGYPAFAVFAYNYAGLDSKGDPQIRLKDGTVTKARSIAGIDDMKYMGTFQPKLSGGLSNSFGYKDFVLSLNAVYNLGYVMRRDVNSFFGGRGLIANSGFNAMYTGNINAEFSDRWQKPGDEAFTDIPAYTTAPVTAARGSMTYYTNADRNVLDASYVKLRDITLAYSLPKSMLVKLRADAVTFRVQLSNVMLWKANSHGIDPEFMDAYGGWDGSANIIGIYNGGYRKVPVNQHTITFGAHVTF from the coding sequence ATGAGGCTGACCACTTTCATATTAATACTGTCGCTAACCCAGGTCAGCGCTGCAAGCTTTGCCCAGCGGCTGAACTACGTGAAAAAGAATGCAAGTTTAAAAGAGATTTTTGCTGAAGTAAAGAAACAAACTGGATACCATGTGTTTTATGCCGATCAGGGCATTGATGTAAACCGCAGGGTAGATGTGAGTTTCAGGAATACTGATCTTAAAACAGCTTTAACCTATGTAATGAATGAACAAGACCTGGAGTATGTGATCGATTCCAGGAACATCATCATCAAGGCCAAAGTACCTACGATACTGGATAGGATCATCAATGTATTTAAAACCATTGATGTTACAGGCCGGGTTGTAGATGAAGAAGGAAAGCCATTGGCGGGGGCAACAATTATTGTGAGCATGGAGCGCGATGCGATTGAAATTGTCAGGACCGGAAGCAATGGCATTGCAGTTAAGTTGAAGAATGCAGTGGCCATAACCAATATCAACGGAGAATTTACATTGAAAAATGTAGATGAACGGGCTTTTATTATTGTCTCTTTTCTTGGTTACAAACCACAGCAGTTAAGGGCTGCAAAAGATCTGGGCAACATCACTATGGAGCTCGATGCCGGAAAACTTGTAGAAGTTAACATCATGGTAAATACCGGTTATCAGACCTTATCTAAAGAAAGAAGCGCCGGTGCTTATGCCAAGCCGGATATGAAAATTCTGGAAGCGCGCTCCGGAACAACAAATGTGCTCCAACGCCTGGACGGGCTGATCCCAGGGCTGGTGATCAACAATTCTTCCAGCCCAACCGGAAACGGTGGTGTTGGAAAAAGTTCCAGTGGTAATTCTGTAATGATCAGGGGACTGAACACGCTGAATGCCAACCGCGACCCGCTGATTGTTTTAAATGGTGTTCCTGTTGATGACGTTGCAAAGATCAATCCCAACGACGTTGAAGATGTGACGATCCTTAAAGATGCAACATCTGCATCAATATGGGGTTCCAAAGCAGCTAATGGCGTTATTGTGATTACTACAAAGAAGGGCAGGGCCAGGGAGGCCCTGAGCATCAACTACGATGGCTTTGTAAACCTGCAGGGCAAGCCAGATATCGGAAACCTGAACATGTTGAACAGCAGTCAGTTTATTGAGGCTGCAAAAGCGGTTTTTAATCCGGCATTAAACAGCTATGCGACAATTTCTAAGCCCCAGGGTGCTGGTAAAGCCCCGGTAATGCCACATGAAACCATTTTGTATAACCTGGATAACCTGACCCAGGATCAGGTTAACGCCAAACTTGCGCAGCTGGCGTCACAGGATGGTGTAGCACAAATGAAGGAATTGTTCTACCGCAATGCAGTTTTGATGAACCATTCCATTTCTTTAAGCGGTGGGAACAATAAATACAGTTTTTATGGTTCGGGTTCTTATACCAATACCCAAAACAGCAGGCCAGGTGATAAAAACAGGAATTATGGCGTAAACCTTCGCCAGGATTTTCAACTGAACAAGCACATTAAATTTTACCTAGTTGCCGATCTGATCAATAATGACCTTGGCTCTCTTAATTTTAGCCAGCCTACGTCTGCATTCCTGCCTTATGTATTGTTTAAGAACCCTGATGGCAGTAATGCCGATTTATCGTGGGTTTATCGTGACAACGCCAACAGAACAGGCTATGAAAATAAAAGTCGTGTAAGCCTGGCCTACAGCCCGCTTGACGAAATGGGCAGGGGACGAACCAAGAGCAACATATTTACAGGAAGAGCCAATGCAGGTACTGTCGTAAACCTGCTAAAGGGGCTGAGGTATGAAGGAGTATTCAGTATCAGTAAGGCCCAAACCAAAACGGTAAATGATCTCGATCAGAACAATTATGATGTGCGGGCAGAACTGGCATCCTTTACCCCACTGGATGGATCAAAACCTTATCTTCCCGAAACTGGAGGTCGGCATAGCACATCAAATGCACTTCAAAGGAACTGGACCGTGAGAAACCAGCTAATCTTTGATCAGGCCTGGAAAAATGGCCAACATCAATTGATCTTATTGGCCGGACAGGAGGCACAGGAGCAATTTTACAATTTAAGCAGTTCTGTTGTAAGAGGATACAACAGCCAGCTGTTGAGTAACGCAATTATCGACTATAACTTACTCTCAGTCGGCGTCGGAAATGTGGTAATGCCGACCAGTTCAAGCGGTACGAGCTCGCTAAGCCCTGATTTTTACAGCGAAACAGAATCAATGGTCAGGATTTCTTCCTACTATGCCAATGGTGCGTATACTTATAACAATAAGTATACTTTAAATGCGGCAACACGTATAGATCAATCCAATTTATTTGGCAAAGATAAATCGGCCCAGAACAAACCATTGTGGAGCTTTGGCCTGGCGTGGCAAATAGGCAGAGAAGAATTCATGCAAAAAATGCCCTGGGTAAGTAAACTGGCCCTGCGGGGCAGCTACGGGCTTACAGGTAATTCCCCAAATCCAGGAAGCGCAGCGTCTAAAGATATTCTGGCCAAACTGTTTACCGGATATGGGATTCTGTATCCCGAGGGCACCGGACTGGAAATGTCTACCCCGGCCAATAAGAAGCTAACCTGGGAAACCACCCGCAATTTAAATGTCGGCATAGATTTCGCAATTTTAAAAAGTAGGCTGAGCGGCTCTATCGATCTCTATAACAAAAAAACCGAAAACCTGATCGGTGAAATGCCGGTTAACATACTTACAGGTTATGCCACCATTACTGGTAACGCCGGCAACATGACCAATAAGGGGATAGACCTGAACCTGAACTCCGTAAACATCAGTACTCCTGATTTCAGGTGGACCACCTTACTTAATCTGGGCTACAATAAAAATGAAATCACCTATGTTAACCGTGCTACACCTATCATCCGTGGCGATCAGCTGATCTCGAACCCTTATGTGCAGGGCTATCCGGCTTTCGCCGTTTTTGCCTACAATTATGCCGGTCTGGACAGTAAGGGAGACCCTCAGATCAGGCTTAAGGACGGTACAGTTACCAAGGCCAGATCGATTGCAGGCATAGACGATATGAAATACATGGGAACATTTCAACCTAAACTGAGCGGAGGGCTCAGCAACAGTTTTGGCTACAAGGATTTTGTTTTAAGCCTGAATGCAGTATATAACCTTGGATATGTGATGAGAAGGGATGTAAATTCCTTTTTTGGTGGACGTGGCTTAATTGCGAACAGTGGTTTTAACGCGATGTATACTGGTAACATCAATGCAGAATTTTCGGACAGATGGCAAAAGCCCGGAGATGAGGCCTTTACCGATATTCCGGCATACACAACTGCCCCGGTTACCGCTGCCCGTGGTAGCATGACGTATTATACCAATGCCGACCGGAACGTGCTTGATGCTTCCTATGTTAAATTGAGGGACATTACGCTTGCTTATAGTTTGCCAAAAAGTATGCTGGTAAAGCTGCGCGCCGATGCTGTAACATTTAGGGTACAGCTTTCCAATGTGATGTTGTGGAAAGCAAATTCACATGGCATTGATCCTGAATTTATGGATGCTTATGGCGGATGGGATGGTTCTGCAAATATCATTGGCATTTACAATGGTGGTTACCGGAAGGTGCCGGTTAACCAGCATACCATAACGTTTGGAGCCCATGTTACCTTTTAA
- a CDS encoding FecR family protein — MTNEEAKELILKYNTGQCTPEEQQLVDQWYQQFAVDEHTGLSETDFEVLRKEMWAAVPTEALPSKTHKLWPRIAAAASIILLAGVGLWLGSSYIPGFQDRTAQYAHDVAPGRNRATITLDDGKMIDLSDGKSGVVMGDGKLSYNDGSPVATASRASRTAMASVVTPRGGTYEVVLPDGTKVQLNASSSIKFPSSFKSLAERRVELNGEAYFEVAKNKKQPFIVKSRNQEVRVLGTHFNVNAYDDEAATKTTLLEGSIQINHKILKPDQQAVQAAGNISIREVNATDAVDWKNGEFICDNEPLESLMRKISRWYDVEVVYSNPELKERTYSGSLSRYDHVIGVLKALEFAGTIKFKLENRRIQIL, encoded by the coding sequence ATGACCAATGAAGAAGCAAAGGAACTGATCTTAAAATACAATACCGGACAGTGCACACCTGAAGAGCAGCAGCTGGTGGACCAATGGTACCAGCAGTTTGCTGTTGATGAGCACACAGGATTGTCGGAAACAGATTTTGAGGTCCTGAGAAAAGAAATGTGGGCTGCTGTACCTACAGAAGCACTTCCCTCAAAAACGCACAAATTATGGCCACGTATTGCAGCTGCGGCTTCAATCATATTGCTGGCAGGTGTCGGACTGTGGCTTGGCAGTTCCTATATCCCGGGTTTTCAGGACAGGACTGCACAATATGCTCATGATGTTGCGCCGGGCAGGAACAGGGCAACCATCACGCTTGATGATGGTAAAATGATAGACCTTAGCGACGGTAAATCAGGAGTGGTTATGGGCGATGGAAAATTGAGCTATAATGATGGTAGTCCGGTAGCAACTGCGTCAAGGGCAAGTCGGACGGCAATGGCAAGTGTGGTAACCCCGAGAGGTGGTACCTATGAAGTGGTGTTACCCGATGGCACTAAAGTACAGCTTAATGCATCTTCTTCTATAAAGTTCCCTTCCAGCTTTAAATCGTTGGCCGAACGTAGGGTTGAGTTAAATGGTGAGGCTTATTTTGAAGTAGCCAAAAATAAAAAGCAGCCTTTTATTGTAAAATCCAGAAACCAGGAGGTGCGGGTGCTGGGCACGCATTTTAATGTAAATGCCTATGACGACGAAGCGGCTACAAAAACTACCTTATTGGAGGGTTCTATCCAGATTAACCATAAAATACTTAAACCTGACCAACAGGCTGTACAGGCAGCTGGAAACATCAGTATCCGGGAAGTGAACGCAACAGATGCGGTAGACTGGAAAAATGGTGAATTTATATGCGACAATGAACCGCTGGAAAGCCTGATGAGAAAGATCTCCCGTTGGTATGATGTGGAAGTGGTGTACAGTAATCCTGAGCTTAAGGAACGTACTTACAGTGGTTCCTTATCGCGCTATGACCATGTAATTGGTGTGTTGAAGGCGCTGGAATTTGCAGGTACAATAAAATTTAAACTGGAGAACAGAAGAATTCAAATCTTATAA
- a CDS encoding RNA polymerase sigma factor: MSAYSKLNDTELIALLKEGNKQAFAAIFDKYNSLLFAHVYKKLRDREEAKDIVQEVFAALWLKRDQLNPQSSLGGYLMLAVKHKTLDLIGHKSIESRYFDSLAGFASHTEGATDHRVREKQLQDIISREIAALPPKMQAIFLMSRVDQLSHKEIAQELKVSEETVSTQIKRALKVLRVRLGLVLYLAMFFKL, translated from the coding sequence ATGTCTGCTTACAGTAAACTTAACGATACTGAACTGATTGCTTTATTAAAAGAAGGCAATAAGCAGGCTTTTGCGGCTATTTTTGATAAATATAATAGCCTGCTTTTTGCCCATGTCTATAAAAAATTACGCGACAGGGAAGAAGCAAAGGATATTGTGCAGGAAGTTTTTGCAGCTTTATGGTTAAAACGTGATCAGTTGAACCCCCAGAGCAGTTTGGGTGGATACCTCATGCTGGCCGTAAAACATAAAACACTCGATCTTATTGGTCATAAAAGTATTGAATCAAGGTATTTTGATTCACTGGCAGGCTTCGCCAGCCATACTGAGGGGGCTACAGACCACCGTGTGCGTGAAAAACAGCTGCAGGATATCATTAGTCGTGAGATTGCTGCGCTGCCACCAAAAATGCAGGCGATCTTTCTGATGAGCAGGGTAGATCAGCTTAGTCATAAGGAGATCGCACAAGAGCTCAAGGTTTCGGAAGAAACGGTAAGTACCCAGATAAAAAGGGCTTTAAAAGTACTTAGGGTCAGGCTCGGACTAGTCCTTTACCTGGCCATGTTCTTTAAGCTGTAA